In Humulus lupulus chromosome 7, drHumLupu1.1, whole genome shotgun sequence, the following are encoded in one genomic region:
- the LOC133792165 gene encoding secreted RxLR effector protein 161-like gives MASIPYAKAIGSIMYAMISTRPDLAFAVSILSKFMSNPGEEHWKGLKWLLRYLKATLKYNLQFNKAGAQVKLEGCVDSDYASNKDSRKSLTSYCFQLNSYCISWKSQLQLVVALSTTEAEFMATTEAFKEVFWINGILKEI, from the coding sequence ATGGCAAGTATTCCTTATGCTAAAGCTATTGGGAGTATTATGTATGCCATGATAAGTACCCGACCAGATTTAGCTTTTGCTGTCAGTATATTGAGCAAATTTATGTCTAACCCGGGGGAAGAACATTGGAAAGGTCTGAAATGGTTGCTGAGATATTTGAAAGCTACTCTGAAATATAATTTACAGTTCAATAAGGCAGGAGCTCAAGTGAAATTGGAAGGATGTGTTGATTCAGATTATGCTTCAAATAAAGACAGCAGGAAGTCACTGACAAGCTATTGTTTCCAACTAAATAGCTACTGTATTAGTTGGAAATCACAACTCCAACTAGTAGTAGCTTTGTCTACTACAGAAGCAGAATTCATGGCCACCACAGAAgcatttaaggaagttttttgGATAAATGGAATTTTAAAGGAAATTTAG